A genomic segment from Halomonas sp. GD1P12 encodes:
- the ilvC gene encoding ketol-acid reductoisomerase, translating into MANYFNTLTLREQLEQLAKCRFMYSSEFDEGVEALKGKKMVVIGCGAQGLNQGLNLRDSGLDVAYALRPDAIEQKRQSWKNATENGFTVGTYEELIPTADVVLNLTPDKQHTSVVNAVMPLMKEGACLSYSHGFNIVEEGMKIRDDLTVIMVAPKCPGSEVRAEYVRGFGVPTLIAVHEANDPKGEGLALAKAYAVGTGGHKAGVLMSSFIAEVKSDLMGEQTILCGMLQTGSILCFDKMIEEGIEPGYASKLIQYGWENITEALKYGGVTNMLDRLSNPAKIKAFDLAEELKEIMRPLYNKHQDDIMSGHFSHTMMEDWANDDANLHKWRAETAETNFEKTPAGDVEISEQEYFDNGILMVAMVKAGVELAFETMTAAGIIAESAYYESLHETPLIANTIARKKLYEMNATISDTAEYGCYLYNHACVPLLADFMKGIKSDVIGKGLEVDDNGVDNARLIDVNEALRSHPVEAVGAVLRGHMADMKKIV; encoded by the coding sequence ATGGCTAATTATTTCAATACCCTGACGCTTCGCGAACAGCTGGAGCAGCTTGCCAAATGTCGTTTCATGTACAGCTCTGAATTCGACGAGGGTGTCGAGGCGCTGAAGGGCAAGAAGATGGTGGTCATTGGCTGTGGCGCGCAAGGCCTCAACCAGGGCTTGAACCTGCGCGACAGCGGCCTGGACGTCGCCTACGCGCTGCGTCCGGACGCCATCGAGCAAAAGCGCCAGTCCTGGAAGAACGCCACGGAAAACGGCTTCACCGTGGGCACCTACGAAGAGCTGATTCCGACGGCGGACGTGGTTCTGAACCTGACCCCGGACAAGCAGCACACCTCGGTGGTCAACGCTGTGATGCCGCTGATGAAGGAAGGCGCGTGCCTCTCCTACTCGCACGGTTTCAACATCGTCGAAGAAGGCATGAAAATTCGCGATGACCTGACCGTCATCATGGTTGCACCCAAGTGCCCGGGCTCCGAGGTGCGTGCCGAGTACGTACGTGGTTTCGGTGTTCCCACTCTGATCGCCGTGCACGAAGCCAACGACCCCAAAGGCGAAGGCCTGGCGCTGGCGAAAGCCTACGCGGTGGGCACCGGCGGCCACAAGGCGGGCGTGCTGATGTCCTCTTTCATCGCGGAAGTGAAATCCGACCTGATGGGCGAGCAGACGATTCTTTGCGGCATGCTGCAAACCGGCTCTATCCTCTGCTTCGACAAGATGATCGAAGAGGGCATCGAGCCGGGCTACGCCTCGAAGCTGATCCAGTACGGCTGGGAAAACATCACCGAAGCGCTGAAGTACGGCGGCGTGACCAACATGCTGGACCGGCTCTCCAACCCGGCCAAGATCAAGGCCTTCGATCTGGCCGAAGAGCTGAAAGAGATCATGCGTCCGCTGTACAACAAGCACCAGGACGACATCATGAGCGGCCATTTCTCGCACACCATGATGGAAGACTGGGCGAACGACGACGCCAACCTGCACAAATGGCGCGCCGAAACTGCGGAAACCAACTTCGAGAAAACGCCGGCCGGCGACGTTGAAATCTCCGAGCAGGAGTACTTCGACAACGGCATCCTGATGGTCGCCATGGTGAAAGCGGGTGTCGAGCTTGCGTTTGAGACCATGACCGCAGCGGGCATCATCGCCGAGTCCGCCTACTACGAGTCGCTGCACGAAACGCCGCTGATCGCCAACACCATCGCGCGCAAGAAGCTCTACGAAATGAACGCGACGATCTCCGATACCGCAGAGTATGGCTGCTACCTGTATAACCACGCCTGCGTACCGCTGCTGGCCGACTTCATGAAGGGCATCAAGTCCGATGTCATCGGCAAAGGCCTTGAGGTCGACGACAACGGCGTGGACAACGCGCGCCTGATCGACGTCAACGAAGCGCTGCGTTCGCACCCGGTAGAAGCCGTTGGCGCCGTGCTGCGCGGTCACATGGCCGATATGAAGAAGATCGTTTAA
- the modF gene encoding molybdate ABC transporter ATP-binding protein ModF — translation MASSIPLASIQLKSATISFDDRFTLSEVDWTIEPDQHWVITGANGSGKSALAAALAGVGKLEAGSIEGLPKRVGLVSFEAQAELIAAELKKDDADIMDVVSLGTPVREMIFDYCRDVELAEQLVEKFGLAPLLERAFRKLSTGETRKVMLIRALANEPALLILDEPFDGLDADTLAMLQAHLAAIVERVPMVLVLNRFDEMPDFITHVAYLDKERPAPVKGSKKRGEGGRLAFTVDRQDEAAYNELYQLLHLKTSDLRVPEADPASQLPALDPSQPLVKLTQATIRYGDTLIVDRLDWTIEQGQHWQLSGPNGSGKTCVLSLITGDHPQCYTNDIFVFGFKRGSGESIWQIKQFIGYVSTALQWEYRVSTSCKNVVISGFHDSIGVYTKATDQQKRIADQWLELLGMSARADQPFNKLSYGDQRLLLIARAMVKHPPLLILDEPCLGLDDMNRQLVLALIEKICEGGETTVLYVNHHTEDRIKEIDNHLTLEKLSAVS, via the coding sequence ATGGCGTCCTCGATTCCGCTTGCGAGTATTCAGCTAAAGAGCGCGACGATCAGCTTCGATGATCGCTTCACCCTGAGCGAGGTCGACTGGACCATCGAACCCGACCAGCACTGGGTGATCACCGGCGCCAACGGTTCCGGCAAATCGGCGCTGGCGGCGGCGCTGGCCGGCGTTGGAAAGCTGGAGGCGGGCAGCATCGAGGGTCTTCCCAAGCGCGTCGGGCTGGTCTCCTTCGAGGCGCAGGCCGAACTCATCGCCGCGGAGCTTAAAAAGGACGACGCCGACATCATGGATGTCGTATCGCTGGGCACGCCGGTCAGGGAGATGATTTTTGATTACTGCCGGGATGTTGAGCTTGCCGAGCAACTGGTCGAAAAGTTTGGCCTGGCGCCGCTGCTGGAGCGCGCCTTTCGCAAGCTCTCGACGGGGGAGACCCGCAAGGTCATGCTGATTCGGGCGCTGGCCAACGAGCCGGCGCTTTTGATTCTGGACGAGCCGTTCGATGGCCTCGACGCCGACACGCTCGCCATGCTCCAGGCACACCTGGCCGCCATCGTCGAGCGCGTGCCCATGGTGCTGGTGCTCAATCGCTTCGACGAGATGCCGGATTTCATCACCCATGTGGCCTATCTGGACAAGGAGCGCCCCGCACCGGTGAAAGGTAGTAAAAAGCGTGGCGAAGGCGGGCGGCTGGCGTTCACGGTCGACCGCCAGGATGAAGCGGCTTACAACGAGCTTTATCAGCTGCTGCATTTGAAAACCAGCGATTTGCGCGTGCCCGAGGCGGACCCTGCCAGCCAGCTGCCGGCGCTCGACCCGAGCCAGCCGCTGGTCAAACTCACACAAGCGACGATCCGCTACGGCGATACCCTGATCGTCGACCGCCTCGACTGGACGATCGAGCAAGGCCAGCACTGGCAGCTCAGTGGCCCCAACGGTAGTGGCAAGACCTGCGTGCTCTCCTTGATCACAGGCGACCACCCGCAGTGTTACACCAACGATATCTTCGTGTTCGGCTTCAAGCGCGGCAGCGGCGAGAGTATCTGGCAGATCAAGCAGTTCATCGGCTACGTCTCCACCGCCCTTCAGTGGGAGTATCGCGTCAGCACCAGCTGCAAGAACGTCGTCATTTCGGGCTTCCATGACAGTATCGGTGTGTATACCAAGGCCACCGATCAGCAAAAACGAATCGCCGATCAGTGGCTTGAGCTACTGGGCATGAGCGCGCGGGCGGATCAGCCGTTCAACAAGCTCTCCTACGGCGACCAGCGGCTTTTATTGATTGCCCGGGCCATGGTCAAACACCCGCCGCTTCTGATCCTCGACGAGCCCTGCCTGGGTCTGGACGACATGAACCGCCAGCTGGTGCTCGCGCTGATCGAGAAAATCTGTGAAGGCGGCGAAACCACGGTGCTTTACGTCAATCACCACACCGAAGACCGCATCAAGGAGATCGACAATCACCTGACGCTGGAGAAACTCAGCGCTGTTTCATAA